A genomic region of Streptomyces rimosus contains the following coding sequences:
- a CDS encoding alkaline phosphatase PhoX, translating to MPLTRRDFAKRSAVAGAGIALTGSAGVLATAPGAVGQELPEQGLPGPDGGVRGRAPGYGPLIDDPAGLLALPAGFTYKIITRTGVTTLETGESTPSNHDGTATFEGPRGTTLLVNNHELKGPRAKWPHPVPLADGLVYDPAAAGGCTVVEVSRDGTHVTERVGIAGTSTNCAGGRTPWGTWLTCEETEDKAGQNGMTKDHGYVFEVDPHDLRAARAPRPIKALGRYAHEAVVVDPRRGHLYLTEDADRPNGLLYRWTPPHDFEHGRGRLRTLADDAGVLAAFRCYDSGGRFVDDLSRATNTGTVYGVDWIEVRDRDARTTSVRKQFADGEITRARKLEGMWWADGGAYIVSSYAREESPVRHDGQVWFYDPRRRTLTLKVLLGINPDPDEDGAFDGPDNITVSPYGGLIIAEDGEGIQHLFGATDDGRTYPIARNDLNIGTADAPAYSEFTGPVFSPDGRTLYANIQEPGIMLAIRGPWRRQR from the coding sequence ATGCCGCTCACCCGCAGAGACTTCGCCAAGCGCTCCGCCGTCGCCGGTGCCGGCATCGCACTGACCGGCAGTGCGGGTGTCCTGGCCACCGCGCCCGGCGCCGTCGGGCAGGAACTCCCGGAGCAGGGGCTGCCGGGACCGGACGGCGGCGTACGCGGGCGTGCGCCCGGCTACGGACCGCTGATCGACGACCCGGCAGGCCTCCTGGCCCTGCCCGCCGGATTCACGTACAAGATCATCACCCGGACCGGCGTCACCACACTGGAGACCGGCGAGTCCACCCCCTCGAACCACGACGGCACCGCCACCTTCGAGGGCCCGCGCGGCACCACCCTGCTCGTCAACAACCACGAACTGAAGGGCCCGCGCGCGAAGTGGCCGCACCCGGTCCCGCTCGCCGACGGCCTGGTCTACGACCCGGCCGCAGCCGGCGGCTGCACGGTCGTCGAAGTATCCCGGGACGGTACGCACGTCACCGAACGGGTCGGCATCGCCGGCACCTCCACCAACTGCGCGGGCGGCCGAACCCCCTGGGGCACCTGGCTGACCTGCGAGGAGACCGAGGACAAGGCCGGCCAGAACGGCATGACCAAGGACCACGGCTACGTCTTCGAGGTCGATCCCCACGATCTTCGTGCGGCCCGCGCCCCCCGCCCCATCAAGGCGCTGGGCCGCTACGCCCACGAAGCCGTCGTCGTCGACCCCCGGCGCGGCCACCTCTACCTCACCGAGGACGCCGACCGCCCCAACGGCCTCCTCTACCGCTGGACCCCGCCGCACGACTTCGAGCACGGCCGCGGCCGGCTGCGCACCCTGGCCGACGACGCGGGCGTCCTGGCCGCGTTCCGCTGCTACGACTCCGGCGGCCGGTTCGTCGACGACCTCTCCCGCGCCACGAACACCGGCACGGTCTACGGCGTCGACTGGATCGAGGTCCGCGACCGCGACGCGCGCACCACTTCCGTACGCAAACAGTTCGCCGACGGGGAGATCACCCGCGCCCGCAAGCTGGAAGGCATGTGGTGGGCCGACGGCGGCGCGTACATCGTCTCCTCGTACGCCCGCGAGGAGAGCCCCGTCCGCCACGACGGCCAGGTCTGGTTCTACGACCCGCGCCGCCGCACCCTGACCCTGAAGGTCCTGCTCGGCATCAACCCGGACCCCGACGAGGACGGCGCGTTCGACGGCCCCGACAACATCACCGTCTCCCCGTACGGCGGCCTGATCATCGCCGAGGACGGCGAGGGCATCCAGCACCTGTTCGGCGCCACGGACGACGGCCGTACGTACCCCATCGCCCGCAACGACCTCAACATCGGCACCGCCGACGCCCCCGCGTACAGCGAATTCACCGGCCCGGTCTTCTCGCCCGACGGCCGCACGCTGTACGCGAACATCCAGGAGCCGGGGATCATGCTGGCGATCAGGGGGCCTTGGCGGCGGCAGAGGTGA
- a CDS encoding LLM class flavin-dependent oxidoreductase, translating to MLDRSRTRQGHPDAEALRDTIDLARHAEALGYHRFWVSEHHSVPGVAGSAPTVLAAAVASATSRIRVGTGGVMLPNHRPLVVAEQFGVLEALFPGRIDMGLGRSVGFTDGIRRALGTNKEAAGSFATQLAELTAYFTDGPRPHPQVHARPAEGLRVPAFVLATGAGADIAARVGLALVIGDLRGREAMQAAIDRYRSTFEPSPLWPQPYVIVSGTVAVAETPEEAHRLLLPEAWSMAYSRTHGVFPPLEPADAITAGEPDLSPKQRAFYESALAGHIHGTESEVAAELDELLTQTGADEFLVTTSTYERVGLLESYERLARVAGLKG from the coding sequence ATCCTCGACCGCTCCCGGACCCGCCAGGGCCACCCGGACGCCGAGGCACTCCGCGACACCATCGACCTCGCCCGGCACGCCGAAGCGCTCGGCTACCACCGCTTCTGGGTCTCCGAACACCACAGCGTGCCGGGCGTCGCCGGTTCGGCACCGACCGTGCTCGCCGCCGCGGTGGCCTCCGCGACCTCCCGCATCCGGGTCGGTACGGGCGGCGTCATGCTGCCCAACCACCGCCCGCTGGTGGTCGCCGAACAGTTCGGCGTCCTCGAAGCCCTCTTCCCCGGCCGTATCGACATGGGCCTGGGCCGCTCCGTCGGCTTCACCGACGGCATCCGCCGCGCCCTCGGCACCAACAAGGAAGCAGCCGGCTCCTTCGCGACCCAACTGGCCGAACTGACCGCCTACTTCACCGACGGCCCACGTCCCCACCCCCAGGTGCACGCCCGCCCGGCCGAGGGACTGCGCGTCCCCGCCTTCGTCCTGGCCACCGGCGCCGGCGCGGACATCGCCGCCCGCGTGGGCCTGGCCCTGGTGATCGGCGATCTGCGCGGCCGCGAAGCGATGCAGGCCGCCATCGACCGCTACCGCTCCACCTTCGAACCCTCACCCCTCTGGCCCCAGCCGTACGTCATCGTCTCCGGCACGGTGGCCGTGGCCGAAACCCCCGAGGAGGCCCACCGCCTCCTCCTCCCCGAAGCCTGGTCGATGGCCTACTCCCGCACCCACGGCGTCTTCCCGCCCCTGGAACCGGCCGATGCCATCACCGCCGGGGAACCTGACCTCTCCCCGAAGCAGCGCGCCTTCTACGAATCCGCCCTGGCCGGCCACATCCACGGCACGGAGTCGGAGGTGGCGGCCGAACTGGACGAGCTTCTGACGCAGACCGGCGCCGACGAGTTCTTGGTGACGACGAGTACGTATGAGCGGGTGGGGTTGCTGGAGTCGTACGAGCGGCTGGCTCGGGTGGCGGGACTGAAGGGGTGA
- a CDS encoding MFS transporter, with protein sequence MATLTGIRPRALVRASGGPRYAVALAVDALGTGLLRPFLLLYGVTVLRLSAPVTGIAMTAGIVTGLVCMPAVGRWLDRGARSTVVAASMLVRVLGVALLLAAPAGHMWLFAAAALFLGVGNQAWPAAHAALVATVAHGRERDTALAWAHALRNAALGIGALLATVCLAGGTTALRALAAVTALAYLAAAVLAWSVHVHAHPAGAAPARDQGDRAAPRMSALLAANVVYVFCLNVPEIALPLVLVTQLHASPVWPAAVFVANTVLVVTLQVPVTVLMSRFSRRTVLALSGVVLAASYAGFLAATSLGHGWAVPAVAMVSVVCTIGEIIYAGSATALVTALAPAHALGRALARLQLSTGFGLAVSPAVITALAPLGPVALWGSVAAATLLSASAVATEKDRGAQPSSHDPRRGASL encoded by the coding sequence ATGGCAACCCTCACCGGAATCCGGCCCCGCGCCCTCGTCCGCGCCTCAGGAGGCCCTCGCTATGCCGTCGCCCTGGCCGTGGACGCGCTGGGCACCGGCCTGCTGCGGCCGTTTCTGCTGCTCTACGGCGTGACGGTGCTGAGGCTGTCCGCACCGGTCACCGGCATCGCCATGACGGCCGGCATCGTCACGGGTCTGGTGTGTATGCCCGCGGTGGGCCGATGGCTGGACCGGGGCGCACGCAGCACGGTTGTGGCGGCGTCGATGCTGGTGCGGGTGCTGGGCGTGGCGCTGCTGCTGGCCGCCCCGGCGGGGCACATGTGGCTCTTCGCGGCGGCGGCGCTCTTCCTCGGCGTCGGCAACCAGGCCTGGCCTGCCGCCCACGCCGCGCTCGTGGCCACGGTCGCCCACGGCAGAGAACGCGACACCGCCCTGGCATGGGCCCACGCCCTGCGCAACGCTGCCCTGGGCATCGGAGCGCTCCTCGCGACCGTATGCCTGGCGGGCGGCACCACCGCGCTGCGGGCGCTGGCGGCCGTCACCGCGCTCGCCTACCTCGCAGCCGCCGTCCTGGCGTGGTCGGTCCATGTGCACGCGCATCCGGCAGGGGCCGCTCCGGCCAGGGACCAGGGCGACCGGGCCGCACCCCGGATGTCCGCGCTGCTCGCCGCCAACGTGGTCTACGTCTTCTGCCTCAACGTTCCCGAGATCGCGCTCCCTCTGGTCCTGGTCACGCAGTTGCACGCGTCACCGGTGTGGCCGGCGGCCGTCTTCGTGGCCAACACGGTGCTGGTCGTCACCCTGCAAGTGCCGGTCACCGTCCTCATGTCCCGCTTCTCCCGGCGGACCGTGCTGGCCCTTTCCGGCGTGGTGCTGGCCGCGTCCTACGCCGGCTTCCTCGCGGCCACCTCGCTGGGACACGGCTGGGCCGTCCCGGCCGTCGCCATGGTGTCCGTGGTCTGCACGATCGGCGAGATCATCTACGCAGGCAGCGCCACCGCGCTCGTCACCGCGCTCGCCCCGGCCCATGCCCTGGGACGCGCCCTCGCCCGCCTCCAGCTCTCCACGGGCTTCGGCCTCGCCGTCTCCCCGGCAGTCATCACCGCGCTCGCGCCGCTCGGTCCGGTCGCCCTCTGGGGCAGCGTCGCGGCCGCGACGCTGCTCTCCGCCTCCGCCGTTGCCACCGAGAAGGACCGGGGAGCGCAGCCCAGCAGTCACGATCCCCGGAGGGGAGCAAGCTTGTGA
- a CDS encoding DUF5937 family protein, with amino-acid sequence MTLRIDIGGLPSERVRFAASPLAELTAMLHVLAEPGHHPQFAGWAADVWAGLRPESAERLREAEFLWRSSQADFLIPARPRPTLAEELDDVDRIDDERYVTAALVTTCGSNRDRPPGASPLTDTTARERALEVAQARGALQEAFAERLLADPAAVRARVRRTLEECAETFFDAAWAGVAVQLATDLRLKNELLRRHGVGAALASVSGAVTLAPDGDCIIVDKVQDKATAARDAGVTFIPSVFGRPHLVAVHAPGWHPVVQYPVAEPGPAEPVSLETVTLRLEALAHPVRLRLLRTLARGPHTTGELAHFWELSPPEVPRHLAVLRRAGLLTPRRQGRYVRYTLNLPDLADLGTDLLAAVLR; translated from the coding sequence ATGACGCTGAGGATCGACATCGGCGGTCTGCCGTCCGAGCGCGTGCGGTTCGCCGCTTCCCCGCTGGCCGAGCTGACCGCGATGCTGCACGTGCTGGCCGAACCCGGTCATCATCCGCAGTTCGCCGGCTGGGCCGCGGACGTCTGGGCCGGGCTCCGTCCGGAGTCGGCCGAGCGGCTCAGGGAGGCGGAGTTCCTCTGGCGTTCCTCACAGGCCGACTTCCTGATCCCCGCGCGGCCCCGGCCGACCCTCGCCGAGGAACTGGACGACGTGGACCGGATCGACGACGAGAGGTATGTGACCGCCGCGCTCGTCACCACGTGCGGCAGCAACCGGGACCGTCCCCCCGGGGCGTCGCCGCTCACCGACACCACCGCGCGCGAGCGTGCCCTGGAAGTGGCCCAGGCCCGCGGCGCGCTGCAGGAAGCCTTCGCGGAACGGCTGCTCGCGGACCCGGCCGCGGTGCGGGCGCGGGTACGCCGCACCCTCGAAGAGTGCGCCGAGACCTTCTTCGACGCCGCCTGGGCGGGTGTCGCGGTGCAGCTCGCCACCGATCTGCGCCTGAAGAACGAACTGCTCAGGCGCCACGGCGTCGGGGCGGCACTCGCCTCGGTCTCCGGCGCGGTCACCCTGGCACCGGACGGTGACTGCATCATCGTGGACAAGGTGCAGGACAAGGCGACCGCCGCCCGTGACGCCGGGGTCACCTTCATCCCCAGCGTCTTCGGCCGCCCGCACCTGGTGGCGGTCCATGCCCCCGGGTGGCATCCGGTGGTGCAGTACCCCGTGGCCGAACCGGGCCCGGCGGAGCCGGTCTCTCTGGAGACGGTCACCCTCCGTCTGGAGGCGCTCGCGCATCCGGTACGGCTGCGACTGCTACGCACCCTGGCCCGCGGCCCGCACACCACCGGCGAACTGGCCCACTTCTGGGAACTCTCACCCCCGGAGGTGCCCCGCCACCTTGCCGTCCTGCGCCGCGCGGGCCTGCTCACGCCTCGGCGGCAGGGCCGTTACGTGCGCTACACCCTGAATCTGCCCGACCTGGCGGACTTGGGCACCGACCTGCTGGCGGCCGTACTGCGCTGA
- a CDS encoding flavoprotein, with protein sequence MGEEKRDPPPDAVIVAPLTMNSVNKWAAGIADTYALGLLTEAVGPGLPVVALPFWSTALDAHPATRRSVRVLRDLGVRVLYRPGAWEPHAPGTGGEQVDGYPWGLALRAVGEVVKGRRS encoded by the coding sequence GTGGGTGAGGAGAAGCGCGATCCGCCGCCCGATGCCGTGATCGTGGCGCCGCTGACGATGAACTCGGTGAACAAGTGGGCCGCGGGCATTGCCGATACGTACGCGCTCGGGCTGCTCACCGAGGCGGTGGGGCCGGGGCTTCCGGTGGTCGCGCTGCCGTTCTGGTCGACGGCGCTGGACGCGCATCCGGCCACCCGGCGGTCGGTGCGGGTGCTGCGGGATCTAGGGGTGCGGGTGCTGTATAGGCCGGGGGCTTGGGAGCCGCATGCGCCTGGGACTGGTGGTGAGCAGGTGGATGGGTATCCGTGGGGGCTGGCGTTGCGGGCGGTGGGTGAGGTGGTCAAGGGGCGTAGGTCGTAG
- a CDS encoding TetR/AcrR family transcriptional regulator has protein sequence MAGKKQFDMDTALDAAMIQFWRVGYADTSLDDLSRATGLNRSSIYSSLGDKDTLFLRCLNLYAARYGEKYDAALSCAASDPVAALRAFFDVTLKRIADPELPDGCLIAQSAMAIPVLSPSVAAHTKQALGFQRRRLRAALKAGRLTDQDAETFAVHAAAVNQSLAVMSRAGASPAQLLAIVGVTVDALSRALRP, from the coding sequence GTGGCAGGCAAGAAGCAGTTCGACATGGACACGGCGCTCGACGCCGCGATGATCCAGTTCTGGCGCGTCGGCTACGCCGACACCTCCTTGGACGATTTGTCCCGGGCCACCGGCCTGAACCGCAGTTCCATCTACTCCTCCCTCGGCGACAAGGACACGCTCTTCCTGCGCTGCCTGAACCTCTACGCCGCGCGCTACGGCGAGAAGTACGACGCCGCCCTGTCGTGCGCAGCCTCGGATCCCGTCGCCGCTCTTCGCGCTTTCTTCGACGTCACCCTCAAGCGCATCGCTGATCCCGAACTACCTGATGGATGCCTGATTGCCCAGTCGGCCATGGCAATTCCTGTGCTGAGTCCGAGCGTCGCAGCGCACACCAAGCAGGCACTCGGCTTCCAGCGCCGGCGCCTGCGCGCCGCGCTGAAGGCCGGCCGACTGACCGACCAGGACGCCGAGACTTTCGCTGTCCACGCGGCGGCCGTGAACCAGTCGCTCGCCGTGATGAGCAGAGCCGGGGCGAGCCCGGCACAGCTCCTGGCCATCGTGGGCGTGACGGTTGACGCGCTGTCGCGGGCGTTGCGTCCGTAA
- a CDS encoding alpha/beta fold hydrolase — MTGPATSTPHAFESNPVRDLPLQHLDGFTHRWVDADGVRLHAVEGGRPSGPAVVLLAGFPQTWWAWRKVMPGLADRFRVIAIDLPGQGHSERPERSYDTHAVAAHVHTAVKALGVSTYSLVAHDIGAWVAFSLALDFESHLRRVALLDAGIPGITLPEAIPTDPDRAWKTWHFAFHMVPDLPETLLAGREREYVGWFLKMKALSPDTFDDAEVDHYAAAVAADGGLRASLAYYRDAAESARKNREALERRHMTVPILGISSSHGSVPDMAASISPWADNTTRIIVPDAGHFIPDEQPEAVAAAITDFIAVDD, encoded by the coding sequence GTGACCGGCCCGGCAACCAGCACTCCGCATGCCTTCGAAAGCAACCCCGTTCGCGACCTGCCCCTGCAGCATCTGGACGGATTCACCCACCGCTGGGTCGACGCGGACGGCGTCCGTCTTCACGCCGTCGAAGGCGGGCGCCCGAGCGGCCCGGCCGTCGTCCTGCTCGCCGGATTCCCGCAGACCTGGTGGGCCTGGCGCAAGGTGATGCCCGGCCTCGCCGACCGGTTCCGCGTCATCGCGATCGATCTGCCGGGGCAGGGCCACTCCGAGCGTCCGGAGCGCAGCTACGACACGCACGCGGTCGCCGCGCACGTGCACACCGCCGTGAAGGCTCTCGGAGTGTCGACCTACTCCCTGGTCGCCCACGACATCGGCGCCTGGGTCGCTTTCTCCCTCGCCCTCGACTTCGAGAGCCATCTGCGCCGGGTCGCTCTGCTCGACGCCGGGATTCCCGGTATCACTCTCCCGGAGGCGATTCCCACCGACCCGGACCGTGCGTGGAAAACCTGGCATTTCGCGTTCCATATGGTGCCCGACCTGCCCGAGACGCTGCTTGCCGGCCGCGAACGCGAGTACGTCGGCTGGTTCCTGAAGATGAAGGCCCTGTCTCCCGACACGTTCGACGACGCCGAAGTCGACCACTACGCGGCGGCCGTCGCCGCCGACGGCGGCCTGCGCGCTTCCCTCGCGTATTACCGGGACGCCGCGGAATCGGCGCGCAAGAACCGCGAGGCGCTCGAACGGCGGCACATGACCGTGCCCATCCTCGGAATCTCCAGCAGCCACGGCTCCGTTCCGGACATGGCCGCCTCCATCAGCCCATGGGCCGACAACACCACCCGGATCATCGTGCCCGACGCCGGGCACTTCATCCCCGACGAGCAGCCCGAAGCCGTCGCTGCCGCGATAACGGACTTCATCGCCGTCGACGACTGA
- a CDS encoding TerD family protein has translation MTPGSNLPLTASRVAVDVTAPVRLDVSGLLLTADGKVRSDEDFVFYNQPAGPGVTHTSGAGGAGDTITVDTAAVPAGIEKIVVTASLDAPGATFAGTEPTGTVRNADDGSVIATFTPPQLGPETALVVVEVYRRNGAWKVRAVGQGYANGLAGIATDFGVNVEEPAAPAAAAPQAPPAPQAPPAPPAAAPQPAPAAQWGPPTGAPAPMAPPPAAAAPAPAPAPGSGKINLDKGRVSLQKNQTVSLVKGGRPLLSSVRMGLGWEPAYRGKDIDLDASVIAYGPDRKKVDNCFFGKLQILNGAIQHSGDNLTGEGAGDDESITVHLGGIPPQVTGLVFTVNSFSGQKFSDVAKAYCRLVDAQTGEELVRFDLTHAEPRTGVMMAKLIRQFSGEWEMTAMGEFVDARTVRGMVKPGGAAL, from the coding sequence ATGACTCCTGGCTCGAACCTCCCGCTCACCGCCTCGCGGGTGGCGGTGGACGTCACCGCGCCCGTGCGGCTCGATGTGTCGGGCCTGCTGCTCACCGCCGACGGCAAGGTGCGCTCCGACGAGGACTTCGTCTTCTACAACCAGCCGGCCGGCCCGGGTGTGACCCATACGTCCGGAGCGGGCGGCGCCGGTGACACGATCACGGTGGACACCGCCGCGGTACCGGCCGGCATCGAGAAGATCGTCGTGACCGCCAGCCTGGACGCCCCCGGCGCCACCTTCGCCGGCACCGAACCGACCGGCACGGTCCGCAACGCCGACGACGGCAGCGTCATCGCCACCTTCACCCCGCCGCAGCTCGGCCCGGAGACCGCCCTGGTGGTCGTCGAGGTCTACCGCCGCAACGGCGCCTGGAAGGTCCGCGCGGTGGGCCAGGGCTACGCGAACGGCCTGGCCGGCATCGCCACCGACTTCGGCGTGAACGTCGAGGAACCGGCGGCGCCCGCTGCCGCCGCCCCGCAGGCACCCCCGGCTCCGCAGGCTCCCCCGGCCCCGCCGGCTGCCGCGCCTCAGCCTGCCCCCGCCGCTCAGTGGGGTCCGCCCACCGGCGCCCCGGCGCCGATGGCGCCGCCGCCCGCGGCAGCCGCTCCCGCGCCTGCTCCCGCACCGGGCTCCGGCAAGATCAACCTCGACAAGGGCCGCGTCAGCCTCCAGAAGAACCAGACCGTCTCCCTGGTCAAGGGCGGCCGCCCGCTCCTGTCCTCCGTCCGCATGGGCCTCGGCTGGGAGCCCGCCTACCGCGGCAAGGACATCGACCTCGACGCCTCCGTGATCGCCTACGGCCCGGACCGCAAGAAGGTCGACAACTGCTTCTTCGGCAAACTCCAGATCCTGAACGGCGCGATCCAGCACTCCGGCGACAACCTCACCGGCGAGGGCGCGGGCGACGACGAGTCCATCACCGTCCACCTCGGCGGCATCCCCCCGCAGGTGACCGGCCTGGTCTTCACCGTCAATTCCTTCTCCGGCCAGAAGTTCTCCGACGTCGCCAAGGCATACTGCCGCCTGGTGGACGCCCAGACCGGCGAAGAACTCGTCCGCTTCGACCTCACCCACGCCGAACCCCGCACGGGCGTCATGATGGCGAAATTGATCCGCCAGTTCTCCGGGGAATGGGAGATGACGGCAATGGGCGAATTCGTGGACGCGCGGACGGTCCGGGGGATGGTCAAGCCGGGAGGCGCAGCACTGTAG
- a CDS encoding GlsB/YeaQ/YmgE family stress response membrane protein, whose translation MGILSWLVLGLIAGIIAKVLLPGRDPGGIVGTTLIGIVGSFIGGWLSTKFLDKPIPKDFYDPSMWIAAIAGSLVLLIAYRLLFGNSRERR comes from the coding sequence ATGGGCATCCTCAGCTGGCTCGTACTGGGACTGATCGCGGGCATCATCGCCAAGGTCCTGCTGCCCGGACGGGACCCGGGCGGCATTGTCGGCACCACCCTCATCGGCATCGTCGGCTCCTTCATCGGCGGCTGGCTCTCCACGAAGTTCCTCGACAAGCCGATACCGAAGGACTTCTACGACCCGTCGATGTGGATCGCCGCCATCGCCGGCTCCCTGGTGCTCCTGATCGCCTACCGCCTGCTGTTCGGCAACTCCCGCGAACGCCGCTGA
- a CDS encoding NAD-dependent epimerase/dehydratase family protein → MPAPRTVLLTGAAGGIGTLMRGLLPPYGYRLPLLDQRPIEDAPDAITADLSDKEALREAVRGVDAIVHLAGISLEAPFEKILRANIEGTYNLYEAAREAGVRRVVFASSNHAVGFTPRPADGSGAIPVDTPRRPDTYYGLSKGFGEDLASLYWDLHGIETVSVRLGSCFPRPTTVRMLSIWLSPADCARLLHAALTAEGVGHTVVYGSSANTRLWWDLTTARSLGYEPQDDSEPYAAELIAAHGELDPANPEHTHLGGAFCVDPPIWPY, encoded by the coding sequence ATGCCCGCACCCCGCACCGTCCTGCTCACCGGCGCCGCCGGCGGTATCGGCACCCTGATGCGCGGCCTGCTGCCCCCGTACGGCTACCGGCTCCCACTGCTCGACCAGCGCCCCATCGAGGACGCGCCGGACGCCATCACCGCCGACCTCTCCGACAAGGAAGCCCTGCGCGAGGCGGTACGCGGCGTGGACGCCATCGTCCACCTCGCCGGCATCTCCCTCGAAGCGCCCTTCGAGAAGATCCTGCGCGCCAACATCGAGGGCACGTACAACCTCTACGAGGCGGCGCGCGAGGCCGGCGTACGCCGCGTCGTCTTCGCCTCCTCCAACCACGCCGTCGGCTTCACCCCGCGCCCCGCCGACGGCTCCGGCGCGATCCCGGTGGACACCCCGCGCCGCCCCGACACGTACTACGGCCTCTCCAAAGGCTTCGGCGAGGACCTCGCCTCCCTCTACTGGGACCTGCACGGCATCGAGACGGTCTCCGTCCGCCTCGGCTCCTGCTTCCCGCGGCCCACCACCGTCCGCATGCTGTCGATCTGGCTGAGCCCGGCCGACTGCGCGCGTCTGCTGCACGCCGCGCTCACCGCCGAGGGCGTCGGCCACACCGTCGTCTACGGCTCCTCCGCCAACACCCGCCTGTGGTGGGACCTGACCACGGCCCGCTCGCTCGGGTACGAGCCGCAGGACGACTCCGAGCCGTACGCCGCCGAACTGATCGCCGCGCACGGCGAACTCGACCCCGCCAACCCCGAACACACCCACCTCGGCGGCGCCTTCTGCGTGGACCCGCCCATCTGGCCGTACTGA
- a CDS encoding 5-dehydro-4-deoxyglucarate dehydratase — protein sequence MTPAPPLAQRLHGLLFFPVTAYGPDGALDLTAFRAHVRRGIDAGAAAVFACCGTGEFHALTPEEFRDCVAAAVQEAAGRVPVLAGAGYGTALATRFARLAEDAGADGLLAMPPYLVVADQAGLLRHYTELAAATALPVIVYQRDNAVFTPDTVVALARTPGIIGLKDGLGDLDLLQRTISAVRTEAPGREFLYFNGLPTAELTGPAYRGLGVRLYSSAVFAFVPEVATAFHRALADGDDKTVARLLDGFYRPLVELRNQGKGYAVSLVKAGVRLRGTDVGTVRAPLSEPAPEHVEALAELIERGLELVGAPSGGR from the coding sequence GTGACCCCAGCCCCGCCGCTCGCCCAGCGCCTCCACGGCCTGCTGTTCTTCCCCGTGACCGCGTACGGGCCCGACGGCGCCCTGGACCTGACCGCCTTCCGCGCCCACGTACGCCGGGGCATCGACGCCGGTGCCGCCGCCGTCTTCGCCTGCTGCGGCACCGGCGAGTTCCACGCGCTGACGCCCGAGGAGTTTCGAGACTGCGTGGCCGCCGCGGTCCAGGAGGCGGCCGGGCGGGTCCCGGTGCTGGCCGGCGCCGGTTACGGCACCGCGCTCGCCACCCGTTTCGCCCGCCTCGCCGAGGACGCGGGCGCCGACGGCCTGCTGGCCATGCCGCCGTACCTCGTCGTCGCCGACCAGGCGGGCCTGCTGCGGCACTACACGGAGCTCGCCGCCGCCACCGCCCTGCCGGTCATCGTCTACCAGCGCGACAACGCCGTCTTCACCCCGGACACCGTCGTCGCCCTCGCGCGCACCCCCGGCATCATCGGCCTCAAGGACGGCCTCGGCGACCTCGACCTGCTGCAACGGACCATCAGCGCCGTGCGGACCGAGGCGCCGGGGCGGGAATTCCTGTACTTCAACGGGCTGCCGACCGCCGAGCTCACCGGCCCCGCCTACCGCGGCCTCGGCGTCCGCCTGTATTCGTCCGCCGTCTTCGCCTTCGTCCCCGAGGTCGCCACGGCCTTCCACCGCGCCCTCGCCGACGGCGACGACAAGACGGTCGCGCGGCTGCTGGACGGCTTCTACCGGCCGCTGGTCGAGCTGCGCAACCAGGGCAAGGGCTATGCGGTCTCGCTGGTCAAGGCCGGGGTACGGCTGCGCGGGACGGACGTCGGCACGGTACGGGCGCCGCTGAGCGAACCGGCCCCCGAGCACGTCGAGGCACTGGCCGAACTGATCGAACGGGGCCTGGAGCTGGTCGGCGCGCCGTCGGGCGGCCGGTGA